The Iamia sp. SCSIO 61187 genomic sequence GCTCCTCCCCGGCCAGCCCGTCGAGCCTGGCGGCCAGCTCGGCCACCTCGCGCCGGAAGCGAGCCTCGTCCCTGCGCCGGCCCTTCCGGCCCCGACGCCTCGAGTCGATGGCGTTGCCGATGATCATCACCGGGCTCAGCAGCAGGAAGAGGGCGAACATCAGCTGCTTGGTGACGAGCACCATGACGCCGCCGAAGAGGATCGGGGCGACGATCGACATCACGCCGATGGCCGAGGTGCCGGTGCTCTCCTTCACCGCGGTCGGGGTGTCGACCGCGTCGGGGGGCTCCGGGGGCGCCGGGCGGGGCGGGCGGTTGAAGGGGACGGTGGCCCCGCCCCGCCCCGGTCCGGTGGCCAGGCCGGCGGGGTGGTCGTCGTCGATCGGCGGACGGACGGCCACCTGCACGGCACCCACCCGGGCGACCTGCCCCGGGGCCAGGGCCCGGGGCCGGTCGGCGACGGCCCCGTCCACCCACGTCCCGTTGAGCGAGCCGGCGTCGACCAGCGTGGCCCGTCCCTCGTCGTCGACCTCGAGGGTGGCGTGGTGGGCCGAGACGGTGTCGTGGCCGATGGCCAGGGTGGGGGTCTCGCGGCCCAGGGCCCACGAGCCCGGCCCGACCCGGCTGCGGGCGCCGGCGTCGAGCCCCCCGACCACGGCCACCTCCAGCTCCCCCGACGGGGCGGTCGGCCCGCCGGCGGGGATCTGGGGCCGGTCGCCGTCGCGGGGGGCCCACCCCGGTGACGGCGAGGGGACCAGCCGCACGGCGGCACCCGAGCGGATCCCGGCCCGGTCGAGCCTCCGGTCGGCGGGGACGAGGTCGCCCTCGGCCTCCAGGGCCACGTCGGTCCGGCCGCCGGTGAGCGCCGTGACCAGGTCCGACACGGTGGCGTCGGGGTCGTGGACGACGACGTCGAGCTCGTGGACCCGACCGCGGTCGGAGAGGACGATCTGCATAGGCCGGCGCTTCTTACCCGCTCGGACCGGGCCCCACCGACCTCCCCCTCCGTCCCGGGGACGATGGTGGGGGCCCGGGCGCCCGGGAACGTCCCCGGTACGCCTGGGGGTGGGGAGCGGTGCGTCGGTAGGTTGGGGGCATGGCCGAGCCCCTCGCCCCCGCCACCGGGCAGGGGGTGGTCCACCTGTTCTGGAAGGTGCCCACCCCCGGCTCCCCGGTGCCCCCCGCCGACGTCGATGCCGTGCGCATCGCGGTGAAGGCGGCCGAGGCCGACGGCGTCCAGGTCGTCCCCGTGGCCATGCTCGGCCACAAGGCCGACCTGGCGACCATGGCGCTCGGCACCGACCTGTGGCGGCTGCGCCGGCTCCAGACCGAGCTGGCCGCGGCCGGGCTGGTCCTCGTCGACTCCTACGTGTCGCTCACCGAGCTGTCGGAGTACGCCCCCGACACGGTCTCCGAGGGCCAGCGCCGGGTCCGCCTCTGGCCCCAGCTCCCGCCCGAGGGCAAGACGGCGTGGTGCTTCTACCCGATGTCGAAGCGGCGCTGGGTCGGCGCCAACTGGTTCACCCTCTCCTACGACGAGCGCCGCGAGCTGATGATGGAGCACGGCGCGTCGGGACGGAAGTTCGCCGGCCGCATCGTCCAGCTGGTCACCGGGTCCACCGGCCTCGACGACCACGAGTGGGGCGTGACGCTCTTCGGCGTGCACCCCGACGACCTCAAGGAGGCCGTCTACACGATGCGCTACGACCAGGCCTCGGCCCACTACGGCGACTTCGGCACCTTCTACACGGGCATGGTCGCCGGCCTCGACGAGGTGCTCGACCGCGTCGGCCTCGGCTGACCGCCCCGAAGCCCGGTCGCACCCGTGGCCCTCGTGGTCCGCACGGCCACGGCCGAGGACTGGCCCGCCATCTGGCCCATCTGGCGCCAGGTCGTCGCCGCCGGCGACACCTACGTGTGGG encodes the following:
- a CDS encoding chlorite dismutase family protein produces the protein MAEPLAPATGQGVVHLFWKVPTPGSPVPPADVDAVRIAVKAAEADGVQVVPVAMLGHKADLATMALGTDLWRLRRLQTELAAAGLVLVDSYVSLTELSEYAPDTVSEGQRRVRLWPQLPPEGKTAWCFYPMSKRRWVGANWFTLSYDERRELMMEHGASGRKFAGRIVQLVTGSTGLDDHEWGVTLFGVHPDDLKEAVYTMRYDQASAHYGDFGTFYTGMVAGLDEVLDRVGLG